The proteins below are encoded in one region of Patescibacteria group bacterium:
- the secF gene encoding protein translocase subunit SecF, giving the protein MTNLMRFKWLFFAISSLVILPGLFSLIKWKLNPSIDFTGGSLLEVTGWPDSNQIKDIFTKDQVEVFSIQRAGGGDFIFRTKAIDNATKDKLFADLTSKLGSQISISRFETVGPVIGQELTNKAMQSVGVASLAIIVYIAYAFREIPKPYSPWKFGVSAVVALLHDVLVVTGIFSILGHFFHVEIDALFVTALLTVIGFSVHDTIVVFDRIRENLRRTAGKVNFEEVVNESVLQTLARSMTTSLTVLFTLLALVLFGGESIRWFVIALLIGIFSGTYSSIFNAAPLLILWEQRRNPRK; this is encoded by the coding sequence ATGACAAACTTGATGCGCTTTAAATGGTTATTTTTTGCCATTTCTTCACTGGTAATTTTGCCGGGTCTTTTTTCCTTAATTAAATGGAAACTAAATCCATCGATTGATTTCACCGGCGGATCACTTTTGGAAGTGACTGGCTGGCCGGACAGCAATCAAATAAAAGATATTTTCACGAAAGATCAAGTAGAAGTTTTTTCGATCCAAAGAGCCGGAGGTGGCGATTTCATTTTTCGGACAAAGGCTATCGATAACGCTACTAAAGACAAACTATTTGCAGACTTAACTTCTAAGCTTGGTTCGCAGATTTCGATTTCCCGCTTCGAAACAGTTGGTCCTGTAATTGGTCAGGAATTAACCAATAAAGCCATGCAATCAGTCGGAGTCGCCTCGTTAGCAATAATTGTTTATATTGCCTATGCTTTCCGGGAAATTCCCAAACCCTATTCGCCCTGGAAATTTGGGGTTTCCGCGGTAGTCGCCCTCTTGCATGATGTGTTGGTGGTCACGGGTATATTTTCAATCCTGGGTCATTTCTTCCATGTGGAAATTGATGCCCTTTTTGTAACGGCATTACTGACAGTAATAGGGTTTAGTGTTCACGACACAATTGTTGTCTTCGATAGAATTAGAGAAAACTTGAGAAGAACAGCCGGAAAGGTTAATTTTGAAGAAGTGGTCAATGAGTCGGTGTTGCAGACTTTAGCCCGGTCAATGACCACATCCCTGACGGTACTTTTCACCTTACTCGCTCTGGTCCTTTTCGGCGGAGAATCAATTCGCTGGTTTGTGATCGCCTTGCTAATCGGTATTTTCTCCGGAACTTACAGCAGCATTTTCAACGCCGCGCCACTACTTATCCTTTGGGAGCAAAGAAGGAATCCGCGAA
- the secD gene encoding protein translocase subunit SecD codes for MKPSKYLILFIVLLTVGAILVDMPKTVSFQRLKFNRPNFNFDILGNQISRDLEIKEGLDLAGGTQLTLQADMSNINPSDRQTALDSLKSIIERRVNLYGISEPVVQTSKVNNDYRIVVELAGVTDVQQALDLIGKTAELTFREEAATDSANVATEAAQIYGPYQVLTNLTGKDLQKATPGFDQQTGEPDVQLAFNDQGTQKFAQITKENIGKRVAIFLDNQLLLAPTVQSVIPNGQAVITGQFTAQQAKEIAIELNSGALPAPVRVVEQRSIGATLGQDSIHKSLIAGLVGLSIVALFMIANYGKLGLFADLALVIYSLTVMAIFKLIPVTLTLAGIAGFILSIGMAVDANILIFERMKEEIRWGRNRLAAMELGFTRAFPSIRDSNMSSLITCAILYWFGTGAVRGFAVTLAIGITVSLFTAVTVTRTLLRLFIQK; via the coding sequence ATGAAACCGTCAAAATATTTAATTCTCTTCATAGTTTTGTTGACCGTCGGGGCGATATTAGTAGACATGCCCAAAACGGTCAGCTTTCAGCGGCTGAAATTTAACCGGCCGAACTTTAACTTTGACATCCTCGGTAACCAAATTTCCCGGGATTTGGAAATAAAAGAAGGACTGGATTTGGCCGGAGGAACTCAGCTGACACTACAGGCGGATATGAGTAACATTAATCCTTCCGACCGGCAGACGGCCCTGGATTCTTTAAAAAGTATTATTGAACGGCGGGTGAACCTTTACGGTATTTCCGAACCAGTCGTTCAGACTTCAAAAGTAAATAACGACTACCGGATTGTAGTGGAATTGGCCGGAGTAACTGATGTTCAGCAAGCTCTGGATCTGATCGGCAAAACCGCGGAACTGACTTTTCGGGAAGAAGCGGCAACAGATTCGGCCAATGTGGCCACGGAAGCGGCCCAAATATATGGACCGTACCAAGTACTAACTAACCTCACCGGAAAGGATTTACAAAAAGCTACTCCTGGTTTTGATCAGCAAACAGGGGAACCGGATGTTCAGCTGGCTTTTAATGATCAGGGAACTCAAAAGTTTGCGCAGATTACCAAAGAGAACATCGGCAAGCGGGTGGCGATTTTCCTGGACAACCAACTTCTCCTAGCTCCGACTGTTCAAAGCGTTATTCCTAACGGTCAGGCGGTTATTACCGGGCAGTTCACAGCCCAGCAGGCAAAGGAGATTGCCATCGAGCTTAATTCTGGAGCGTTACCGGCGCCCGTCAGGGTGGTGGAGCAAAGGTCAATTGGAGCAACTCTGGGACAGGATTCGATCCATAAAAGCTTAATTGCCGGGTTGGTCGGGTTATCAATCGTCGCTTTGTTCATGATCGCCAACTACGGTAAGTTGGGGCTGTTCGCAGATCTGGCTCTGGTAATTTATTCGTTAACCGTCATGGCGATTTTTAAGCTAATTCCGGTAACTTTAACCTTGGCTGGCATTGCCGGGTTTATTCTCTCGATCGGTATGGCGGTGGATGCCAATATATTGATTTTTGAAAGAATGAAGGAAGAGATTCGCTGGGGGCGAAACCGGCTGGCGGCCATGGAATTGGGTTTCACCCGGGCGTTTCCGTCCATTCGGGATTCTAATATGTCATCACTGATTACCTGTGCGATTCTGTATTGGTTTGGCACTGGCGCCGTTCGCGGTTTTGCTGTTACTTTGGCCATTGGCATCACCGTTTCGTTATTTACGGCTGTAACGGTAACCAGAACATTACTTAGATTGTTTATTCAAAAATGA
- a CDS encoding DUF3048 domain-containing protein, with translation MQKTTVIFLGLALYLLCAGSSYAAFSYFRPGVPDATTTATTDKNGKFQVPEKKYANLPRTEACPLNGTLYPKPQRTEWEQRRPLGIMIENSKAARPQSGLSSADIVYEADAEGGISRFMAVFYCDSSEIVGPVRSARTYYLDWISEYGDFPLYAHVGGANTPGPADALGQIGRYGWEGYNDLNQFSIGFPTFWRDYDRLGPDTPTEHTVYASTSKLWNFAAAKRGLTNTETDDQTGKTTSWNTSFTPWTFKDDAALSDRPASGATVTFSLANIDTSYANDYTVAWKYDRDSNSYLRFNGGTEHRDMDTNQQILAKDVVLQFESLTVADDGYNEEGHGVHMLYGTKGSGKAKFLIDGKVTEGTWSKKSRTDRTKYFDNSGREIKFNRGQIWIETLPLGQQVTTS, from the coding sequence ATGCAAAAGACGACAGTTATATTTTTAGGTCTGGCTCTTTATTTGCTCTGCGCAGGTAGTTCCTACGCTGCTTTTTCCTATTTTCGCCCCGGAGTTCCGGACGCTACAACGACTGCAACTACTGACAAGAATGGTAAATTCCAGGTGCCGGAGAAAAAATATGCTAATTTGCCCCGGACCGAAGCCTGTCCGCTTAACGGCACGCTTTATCCTAAACCACAGAGAACTGAATGGGAACAGCGCCGGCCTCTGGGGATTATGATTGAAAATTCCAAAGCTGCCCGGCCGCAATCCGGCCTTTCTTCGGCAGATATTGTTTATGAGGCGGACGCTGAAGGAGGAATCAGCCGCTTTATGGCTGTTTTTTATTGTGACAGTTCGGAAATTGTCGGGCCGGTTCGTTCCGCCCGGACCTATTATCTTGATTGGATCTCGGAATATGGAGATTTTCCACTTTACGCCCATGTCGGCGGAGCCAACACTCCGGGTCCAGCGGATGCTCTGGGCCAAATCGGTCGCTACGGTTGGGAAGGATATAACGACTTAAACCAATTCAGTATCGGTTTTCCGACTTTCTGGCGCGATTATGACCGCCTGGGACCGGACACTCCGACTGAGCACACGGTTTATGCCTCTACGAGTAAACTGTGGAACTTCGCGGCAGCAAAAAGAGGGCTGACTAACACGGAAACTGACGATCAGACAGGGAAAACTACCAGTTGGAATACCAGCTTTACGCCCTGGACTTTTAAGGACGACGCCGCTTTATCGGACCGGCCAGCCAGCGGGGCGACCGTAACTTTTTCGCTGGCCAACATAGACACTTCTTACGCCAATGACTATACCGTCGCTTGGAAATATGACCGGGATAGCAACTCATACCTGCGTTTTAACGGCGGTACGGAGCACCGGGACATGGATACCAATCAGCAAATTTTGGCTAAAGATGTTGTTTTACAATTTGAATCTCTCACTGTTGCTGATGATGGTTATAACGAGGAAGGTCATGGAGTGCACATGCTCTATGGTACCAAAGGTTCGGGGAAAGCAAAATTTTTAATTGACGGAAAGGTAACTGAGGGAACTTGGTCCAAAAAGAGTCGGACAGACAGGACGAAGTATTTTGATAATTCCGGACGGGAAATAAAATTTAATCGCGGGCAGATATGGATTGAAACTCTGCCGCTTGGCCAACAGGTGACAACTAGCTAA
- a CDS encoding DUF5679 domain-containing protein, producing MQGYCVKCRAKVTIANGKDVTWKNGRRAHVGKCPTCGTTVARVMGKA from the coding sequence ATGCAAGGATATTGTGTTAAATGCCGCGCCAAAGTCACTATTGCCAACGGTAAAGATGTGACTTGGAAGAACGGCCGCAGAGCCCATGTCGGCAAATGCCCGACCTGTGGCACCACTGTCGCTCGGGTTATGGGAAAAGCCTAA
- a CDS encoding SurA N-terminal domain-containing protein, with product MPRVAKKTSAKTSAAKKVSRQNSVRAANLSKATAMAAPVEKVSARRVSLPRNFSRFAVLGLLLIVLALLLYRNKGMFVAAMVNNQPIMRLSLDKQLESQYGDATLDEMVGEMLIRQAAAKNKITVTPAEIETKIASIEKTLNGQISLQDALAQQGETVADFRHRVELQLMLEKLTAGKVQVSDQEISDYIDKNRASMTATDEAGLREEAKTDLTNQKQNTILQQYFSSLKSQAKILKFF from the coding sequence ATGCCAAGGGTTGCAAAAAAAACATCAGCGAAAACTTCTGCCGCGAAAAAAGTTTCCCGTCAAAATTCCGTCAGAGCTGCTAATCTTTCTAAGGCGACAGCAATGGCTGCTCCGGTAGAAAAAGTTTCCGCCCGCAGGGTTTCTCTTCCCAGAAATTTCTCCCGCTTTGCCGTTTTGGGATTATTGTTAATCGTGTTGGCTCTCTTGCTTTACCGCAATAAGGGCATGTTTGTGGCGGCGATGGTGAATAACCAGCCGATTATGCGTCTTAGTCTTGATAAGCAACTTGAAAGCCAGTACGGCGATGCCACTCTTGACGAGATGGTTGGGGAAATGTTGATTCGTCAGGCAGCAGCCAAAAATAAAATTACCGTGACGCCGGCAGAAATTGAGACCAAGATTGCTTCGATTGAAAAAACTTTAAACGGGCAAATTTCTTTGCAGGATGCCTTGGCCCAACAGGGTGAAACAGTGGCTGATTTCCGTCATCGGGTTGAATTACAGTTGATGCTGGAAAAACTGACAGCCGGCAAGGTCCAGGTTTCCGATCAGGAAATTTCTGACTACATTGACAAAAACCGCGCGTCCATGACGGCAACTGATGAGGCTGGGTTACGGGAAGAAGCCAAAACGGATTTAACCAACCAGAAACAAAACACCATCCTTCAGCAATACTTTTCCTCTCTCAAATCCCAAGCCAAAATTCTCAAGTTTTTCTAA
- a CDS encoding YifB family Mg chelatase-like AAA ATPase: protein MLAKVFSGAVLGLDSILITVEVDVASRALPSFQIVGLADKAVEEARERVRSAINNSGLDFPTHRITVNLAPADLPKEGAIYDLPIAVGLLLANGSLKENSADTLYLGELSLDGELRSTPGVLPIALLAKEKKFKRVFVPAINAREAAIVNEVDVYPVSSLKQLVDHILGIETISPVPKEKLDFTVEENYEFDFADVRGQESARRALEIAAAGGHNCLMTGSPGSGKTLMARTFPSILPKLTEEEAIEVTKIYSINGLLPADNPIVKKRPFRSPHHTTSHVGLIGGGTHPKPGEISLAHRGVLFLDEIAEFPRQVLEAMRQPLEDGFVTVSRAAGTSQFPAKFILVAASNPCPCGNLNDTKKKCICTAHQIVAYKKRLSGPLLDRIDLHVFCATIPPEKLTDLEPGKSSAEIRNNVQKARERQQERYKNTGITCNAELSAKAVKIFCPLDEETTALLTQAVAALNLSGRGFHRVIKVARTIADLAGSENIEKTHVAEALGFRQKEEDNKIYG from the coding sequence GTGCTAGCCAAAGTTTTTTCCGGGGCGGTTTTGGGACTGGATTCGATACTAATCACTGTTGAAGTTGATGTTGCGTCCCGGGCTCTTCCCAGTTTCCAAATAGTGGGATTGGCAGATAAAGCGGTCGAAGAAGCGCGGGAGAGGGTACGATCAGCCATTAATAACTCCGGCCTGGATTTTCCTACCCACCGAATAACTGTTAATCTGGCGCCGGCTGACTTGCCGAAAGAAGGGGCTATTTATGATTTGCCGATTGCTGTCGGCTTGCTTTTGGCTAATGGTTCTCTTAAAGAAAACTCTGCGGACACCCTTTATTTGGGGGAACTATCGTTGGATGGAGAGCTGCGTTCCACCCCCGGAGTGTTACCCATTGCCCTTTTAGCCAAAGAGAAAAAATTTAAACGGGTCTTTGTGCCGGCGATAAACGCCAGGGAGGCGGCCATTGTTAATGAAGTGGATGTCTATCCAGTATCTTCACTAAAACAGCTTGTCGACCACATTTTAGGGATAGAAACAATCAGTCCGGTACCTAAAGAAAAGCTCGATTTTACAGTGGAGGAAAATTACGAATTTGATTTTGCGGATGTCCGCGGTCAGGAATCAGCACGCCGAGCTTTGGAAATTGCCGCAGCCGGAGGACACAATTGTCTCATGACTGGCAGCCCGGGATCGGGTAAAACCTTAATGGCGCGGACTTTCCCGTCAATTTTACCGAAACTGACCGAGGAAGAAGCTATTGAGGTTACAAAAATTTATAGCATTAACGGTCTTTTACCTGCGGATAATCCAATTGTTAAAAAACGGCCGTTTCGTAGCCCTCACCACACCACTTCCCATGTGGGCTTAATCGGCGGCGGAACTCATCCTAAACCCGGTGAAATTTCTCTGGCACACCGGGGTGTCTTGTTTTTGGACGAAATTGCCGAATTTCCCCGCCAGGTTTTAGAAGCCATGCGCCAGCCCCTCGAAGACGGTTTTGTAACCGTTTCTCGGGCGGCGGGGACCAGCCAGTTTCCGGCTAAATTCATTCTGGTTGCCGCTTCCAACCCCTGTCCCTGCGGTAACTTAAATGACACCAAGAAAAAATGTATTTGTACGGCGCATCAGATCGTCGCTTACAAAAAACGCCTTTCCGGACCACTCCTGGACCGGATTGATTTGCATGTTTTCTGCGCTACTATTCCGCCGGAAAAATTAACCGATTTGGAACCCGGGAAAAGCTCCGCGGAAATCCGAAACAATGTTCAAAAAGCCCGGGAGAGGCAACAAGAGCGGTATAAAAATACCGGGATTACCTGCAATGCGGAACTCTCAGCCAAAGCGGTTAAAATTTTCTGCCCGTTAGACGAAGAAACTACGGCCCTGCTGACACAAGCAGTGGCTGCTTTAAACCTTTCTGGCCGGGGTTTTCACCGGGTTATAAAAGTGGCCCGGACCATTGCGGATTTAGCTGGTTCGGAGAATATTGAAAAAACTCATGTGGCCGAAGCTTTGGGTTTTCGGCAAAAGGAAGAAGACAATAAAATTTACGGTTGA
- a CDS encoding AI-2E family transporter: MKIERRHLLYIIFGLALLAVLYAVRSVLMPFILAAIFAYLLNPLVTFLTHRLKLPRPLAIALIYILIIGGLAAIAINVGVRFGQESDEFAAEARNFIRQTNSQITLLPEWLQPFALDAFESVRASLLLPNRRVTAYLPGALNRTVSLLVFLVAAFYFLKDGHSFQKNLLNFLPAKTREEGTEILAKINQVLGNYLRGQLLLIAIMAVFTYIGLILIGVRYALILAIFTGFAEIVPLIGPVMAAAVATIVAFTDQFSRLGPVPFLDVIAVISLYTVLRQAEDLFIIPQVMGRATKLHPLLVMFAVLAGGHLFGVVGYVLAVPVVASIKVIINHIWGANMV; this comes from the coding sequence ATGAAGATAGAGCGGCGTCATTTGCTGTATATTATTTTCGGACTGGCCCTGCTGGCGGTTCTTTATGCCGTCCGGTCAGTGCTCATGCCTTTTATTCTGGCCGCGATTTTCGCTTATTTACTTAACCCCCTGGTCACTTTTTTAACCCACCGGCTGAAACTCCCGCGGCCCCTGGCCATCGCTTTGATATATATTCTGATTATCGGCGGTTTGGCAGCCATAGCGATAAATGTTGGTGTCCGTTTCGGTCAGGAATCTGACGAGTTTGCTGCTGAAGCCCGTAATTTTATCCGCCAGACTAATTCCCAGATTACTCTCCTGCCGGAATGGCTTCAGCCGTTTGCCCTGGATGCTTTTGAGTCGGTGCGGGCCTCTTTGCTTTTACCTAACCGGAGGGTAACGGCATACCTTCCCGGAGCTTTAAACCGGACGGTGTCTCTTTTGGTCTTTCTGGTAGCCGCTTTTTATTTTCTTAAAGACGGTCACAGCTTCCAAAAAAACCTCCTGAACTTTTTGCCGGCAAAAACCCGTGAAGAAGGGACGGAAATTCTGGCAAAAATAAACCAGGTTCTGGGAAATTATTTACGCGGGCAGCTACTTTTAATTGCTATTATGGCGGTCTTCACTTATATCGGACTAATTTTAATCGGGGTACGTTATGCTCTGATTTTGGCAATTTTTACCGGGTTTGCGGAAATTGTCCCCCTTATCGGGCCGGTAATGGCAGCAGCTGTCGCCACAATTGTTGCTTTTACTGATCAATTTTCCCGGCTTGGACCGGTTCCTTTTTTGGATGTTATTGCCGTTATTAGTTTATATACCGTCTTGCGTCAGGCCGAGGACTTGTTTATCATCCCGCAGGTTATGGGCCGGGCGACCAAACTGCATCCACTACTGGTAATGTTTGCCGTGCTGGCCGGAGGGCATTTATTCGGAGTGGTGGGCTATGTTTTGGCCGTGCCGGTAGTGGCCTCCATCAAAGTGATTATCAACCATATTTGGGGCGCAAATATGGTATAA
- a CDS encoding C39 family peptidase, with protein MALLKRLTCFLLLISAFFLARSIVLADDSCVSLSGQSKVDCYTQKISDTQSQEKTLSSQIDLINTKISRTKSQITVTQDKLDRLNENIASVTGKITVLEGTLNQVSDILANRIVQTYVEGRTDPVLYLLSASDFQDFFQRFEYMRIVQKHDKQVMVQMAASRKNYNDQKTELEQVKKQQEILSAQLQSQKIELDHENRDKQQLLTETQNDESRYQQLLAQAKAQLAAFNSFVNLEGGDSLLSNQTKCDDWGCYYNQRDSSWGAMALNHTGYTLANSGCLVTSMAMVITHYGHKDVTPVTINNDSSNFAIYYPAFLNKTINAGGSWRREGISYSQIDGELSSGKPVIVGIGAGPSHFVVLVSGSNGDYKMNDPYVENGKDISFTSKYSINSISEIDTVRQN; from the coding sequence ATGGCGCTACTTAAAAGGCTAACTTGCTTTCTGCTATTAATATCGGCATTTTTTCTTGCCCGGAGTATTGTTTTGGCTGACGATTCCTGCGTTTCGCTTTCCGGCCAAAGCAAGGTTGACTGCTATACCCAAAAGATTTCTGATACCCAAAGTCAGGAGAAAACCCTCTCTTCCCAGATTGACTTAATTAACACTAAAATTTCCCGAACAAAATCACAGATTACTGTTACTCAGGATAAATTGGATCGACTAAATGAAAATATTGCCAGCGTTACCGGAAAAATCACGGTTTTGGAAGGCACCTTAAACCAGGTAAGCGACATTTTGGCTAACAGAATTGTCCAGACATATGTCGAGGGCCGCACTGACCCGGTGCTGTATTTACTCTCGGCCTCGGATTTTCAGGATTTCTTTCAGCGGTTTGAATACATGCGTATTGTCCAAAAGCACGATAAACAGGTAATGGTTCAGATGGCTGCCAGCCGGAAGAACTATAACGATCAGAAAACGGAACTGGAGCAAGTAAAAAAACAACAGGAAATTCTTTCGGCTCAGCTGCAATCTCAAAAAATCGAGCTCGATCACGAAAACCGCGACAAACAGCAGCTTTTAACTGAAACGCAAAATGACGAGTCGCGTTATCAGCAGCTTTTGGCTCAGGCAAAAGCGCAACTGGCAGCTTTTAACTCTTTTGTAAACCTGGAAGGCGGCGACAGTTTACTCTCCAATCAGACGAAATGTGATGATTGGGGTTGCTACTACAACCAGCGTGATAGCAGTTGGGGAGCAATGGCCCTCAATCATACCGGTTACACCTTGGCCAACAGCGGATGTCTTGTGACTTCGATGGCAATGGTGATTACCCATTATGGTCATAAAGATGTTACGCCGGTAACCATCAATAATGATTCCTCAAATTTCGCGATTTATTATCCGGCCTTTTTGAATAAAACTATTAATGCCGGCGGATCGTGGCGGCGTGAAGGAATTTCCTATTCGCAAATTGACGGCGAATTATCTTCAGGTAAACCGGTTATAGTAGGAATCGGGGCCGGGCCGTCTCACTTTGTGGTTTTGGTCAGCGGTTCAAATGGAGATTACAAAATGAATGATCCTTATGTCGAAAACGGCAAAGACATTTCTTTCACTTCCAAGTACTCGATTAACAGTATTTCAGAAATTGATACGGTCCGTCAGAATTAA
- a CDS encoding ABC transporter permease, whose translation MKHQMSVTWQHMRRSPYQAAAAIMIMTLTSFVGLVFLLLSLGSHQLLSYLEQKPQVIVFFNDTINNQDQVADTVSALQDTGKAASIQFVSKEQALEIYKERNKADPMLLELVTANTLPASLEVSAKNVSDLPQLYDILKSAPNVEDISYQKDVVNTLIGVLDKIRKGGLGLITFLVATSLFTILTIIGMKIALRKEEIEVERLVGASSGYIRLPFLLEGFFYGFFGALFSWSVLYALLYFLTPYLLPYFAGISLLPVSPIFMLEILGGAVICGGLVGITGSFLAVWRYLKG comes from the coding sequence ATGAAACATCAGATGTCTGTCACCTGGCAGCACATGAGACGTAGCCCCTATCAGGCAGCAGCGGCTATTATGATCATGACTCTGACCAGCTTTGTCGGGCTGGTTTTCTTGCTTTTGTCTCTGGGTTCGCATCAGCTTTTGAGTTACCTGGAGCAAAAACCTCAAGTTATTGTTTTCTTTAACGACACGATAAACAACCAGGATCAGGTGGCCGACACCGTTTCGGCTTTACAGGATACCGGTAAGGCCGCCAGCATTCAGTTTGTTTCCAAAGAGCAAGCTCTGGAAATTTATAAAGAGCGCAATAAAGCTGACCCGATGCTTTTGGAACTGGTTACCGCCAATACCCTGCCGGCCAGCCTGGAAGTTTCCGCAAAAAATGTTTCTGATCTGCCCCAGCTTTATGACATCTTAAAGAGCGCTCCGAATGTTGAGGATATTTCCTACCAGAAAGATGTTGTCAACACCTTAATTGGTGTTCTGGACAAAATCCGTAAAGGCGGTTTGGGCCTAATTACTTTTCTTGTAGCCACTTCGCTGTTTACGATTTTAACTATAATCGGGATGAAGATTGCGCTGCGTAAAGAAGAGATTGAGGTGGAGCGGCTGGTAGGAGCTTCCAGTGGCTATATTCGTCTGCCGTTTCTGCTGGAAGGGTTTTTCTACGGCTTTTTCGGAGCTCTGTTTTCCTGGTCAGTGCTTTACGCCTTGCTTTATTTCTTAACACCCTATCTTCTGCCTTATTTTGCCGGGATCTCGCTGCTGCCGGTATCTCCGATTTTTATGCTGGAAATCTTGGGCGGAGCCGTAATCTGCGGAGGACTGGTCGGGATCACCGGAAGTTTTCTGGCAGTATGGCGCTACTTAAAAGGCTAA
- the ftsE gene encoding cell division ATP-binding protein FtsE — protein sequence MIKLDSVTKKFPDGTTALDDINLEINDGEFVFLVGPSGAGKTTILRLILRNFLPSSGQVQIDEHDLKKINGGKIIQLRRKIGCVFQDLKLLNDRSILENVALSLWVLGKNAKEVDTESREKLELVGLSQKINCFPAQLSGGELQRAAIARALAGDPKYLLADEPTGNVDDENAWKIVKILEQINDNGTTVIMATHNPEIVDKLNKRVVRLKDGKIISDKKGKYRE from the coding sequence ATGATCAAACTCGACTCGGTTACCAAAAAGTTCCCCGATGGTACCACAGCCCTCGACGATATTAATCTGGAAATTAATGATGGAGAATTTGTCTTCCTGGTTGGACCGAGCGGAGCCGGAAAAACTACAATTTTACGGCTGATTCTGCGTAACTTTCTTCCCAGCTCCGGCCAGGTTCAAATTGACGAACATGATCTCAAAAAAATAAACGGCGGAAAGATTATTCAGCTAAGGCGCAAGATTGGTTGCGTTTTTCAGGACCTGAAACTGTTAAACGACAGAAGTATTTTGGAAAATGTTGCCCTGTCGCTTTGGGTTTTAGGCAAAAACGCCAAGGAAGTCGATACTGAAAGTCGGGAAAAGTTGGAGCTGGTAGGCCTGAGTCAGAAAATTAATTGTTTTCCGGCTCAGCTTTCCGGCGGCGAACTCCAACGGGCGGCCATTGCCCGGGCGCTGGCCGGAGACCCAAAGTATCTCCTGGCAGATGAGCCGACAGGTAATGTTGATGATGAAAACGCCTGGAAGATAGTTAAAATTCTGGAGCAAATCAACGATAATGGAACCACGGTAATCATGGCGACGCATAATCCCGAGATTGTGGATAAGCTGAACAAACGAGTGGTTCGGCTCAAAGACGGGAAAATTATTTCGGATAAGAAAGGAAAGTATCGCGAATGA
- a CDS encoding PCRF domain-containing protein encodes MDDLQIKAKKILEKLNPDEKRREARRLEAEMEKPEFWQNREAATEKTKRLAQLQELTNKLEKLDRGEISEELVQELETLLYLSGKYDTSNAIVAIHSGQGGVEAMDWAQMLYRMYTKFVQSQNWKLEEIEYEPGSEAGIKTVAFEVIGSNIYGLLKHEAGVHRLVRQSPFNADHLRQTSFALVEVMPVFQDTTSSEQGTIKEEDLVWDFFRSGGHGGQNVNKVSSAVRLTHKPTGLVVTSQKERDQSRNREIAIKILKAKLLALEEEKTKEEAARLKGVHLTPGWGNQIRSYVLHPYHLVKDLRTDYEESDTDAILNGRLDNFIQAELHFFA; translated from the coding sequence ATGGATGATCTGCAAATAAAAGCTAAGAAAATTTTAGAGAAACTTAATCCTGATGAAAAAAGGCGGGAAGCGCGGAGACTGGAAGCGGAAATGGAAAAGCCGGAATTCTGGCAGAACCGGGAAGCGGCCACGGAAAAAACCAAAAGGCTGGCACAACTTCAGGAACTAACAAATAAATTGGAAAAACTGGATAGAGGGGAAATATCTGAGGAATTGGTGCAAGAACTGGAGACTTTACTTTATCTTTCCGGAAAATACGACACTTCTAACGCAATTGTCGCTATTCATTCAGGCCAGGGAGGGGTTGAGGCGATGGACTGGGCCCAGATGCTTTACCGAATGTATACAAAATTTGTTCAATCACAAAATTGGAAGCTGGAAGAAATTGAGTACGAACCGGGTTCAGAAGCGGGAATTAAGACAGTTGCCTTCGAAGTAATCGGCTCAAATATATATGGTTTATTAAAGCATGAAGCTGGAGTCCATCGGCTGGTCCGGCAATCGCCCTTTAATGCCGATCATTTAAGACAGACGTCCTTTGCTCTAGTTGAAGTTATGCCGGTATTTCAGGATACGACAAGTAGTGAACAGGGAACAATCAAGGAGGAAGATCTGGTCTGGGACTTTTTTAGAAGCGGCGGGCATGGCGGCCAGAATGTTAATAAGGTCAGTAGCGCCGTTCGCTTAACCCACAAGCCGACGGGTTTAGTCGTAACTTCCCAGAAAGAAAGAGACCAATCGCGTAACCGCGAGATTGCCATAAAAATTCTTAAGGCCAAACTGCTGGCTCTGGAAGAAGAGAAAACTAAAGAAGAAGCTGCCCGACTCAAAGGTGTTCATCTGACACCGGGCTGGGGAAATCAGATTCGTTCCTATGTCCTGCACCCGTATCATTTAGTCAAAGACTTGCGCACAGATTATGAAGAGTCCGATACTGACGCCATTTTAAATGGCCGCCTTGACAACTTCATCCAAGCCGAGCTACACTTCTTTGCATAG